A region of Lacinutrix sp. Hel_I_90 DNA encodes the following proteins:
- a CDS encoding DUF4442 domain-containing protein gives MKLTPRKINLFNVLKLPSVYLMGVRVTAITEDSCSVKVRHKWINQNPFNSMFWAVQGMAAELTTGALVLMKIKESGKKVSMLVSNNNANFSKKATGKITFTCKDGHKIDAALKKTFETGEGQTLWMQSIGTNADGVVVSTFNFEWSVRVKN, from the coding sequence ATGAAGCTTACACCTAGAAAAATCAACCTTTTTAATGTACTGAAATTGCCTTCAGTTTACCTCATGGGCGTTCGCGTCACAGCAATAACAGAAGACTCATGTAGTGTTAAAGTAAGACACAAATGGATTAATCAAAACCCATTTAATTCGATGTTTTGGGCAGTACAAGGGATGGCTGCAGAGTTAACAACTGGTGCTTTAGTGCTTATGAAAATTAAAGAAAGTGGAAAAAAAGTGTCGATGTTAGTGTCTAATAATAATGCTAATTTTTCAAAAAAAGCAACTGGTAAAATCACCTTTACATGCAAAGACGGTCATAAAATAGATGCGGCACTAAAAAAGACTTTTGAAACTGGTGAAGGACAAACACTATGGATGCAATCTATAGGAACCAATGCGGATGGTGTTGTGGTTTCAACCTTTAATTTTGAATGGTCTGTGAGAGTTAAAAACTAA
- a CDS encoding PspC domain-containing protein: MNKTVNINLAGLFFHIDEDAYLKLQRYLEAIKRSFTDSQGRSEIISDIEARISELFTERVKDNKQVISTKEVDEVISIMGQPEDYIVDDEIFEDEPQRQYTNKSAHRKLYRDTDNSYVGGVSAGLAHYFGIDAIWIRLIWLILVLGFGTGVLIYILLWIFIPEAKTTSEKIQMTGESVNISNIEKKIRDGFGSVSESIRPNLQKAGDKLKEGFEHASENISDSVKRMDTNRIKNSSQTFFDTLAELFSLLLKVFAKFIGVILMITGATGVIAITVAFISANFIDRVHLGNTDLSWLSQASETPLWLISMLLYFIIAIPLLLLFYLGLKILITNLKSIGNVAKFTLLGVWVLSIIGISIIGAKQGLSYSEEAPIIINETFENITAQDTLIIAMRNNDNYAEDFRRFNSFKKGYNVNGDRVTYSQDVNLMIKSTQDSIAKIKVIQSAKGSSFQNAKDRAERIEYKYELKGNTLYLDNHFTIPNDEANRDQEINITVYLPVGSVLFPDKNTHKFHTSRDLLAETKEGYYQKVENGKLLCIDCPDENTTDDDFEIDVNINNEKAKIKINSEGFQAETDENTLNIDENGVNGSTKNVKVNIDEDGVKITSEKEE, encoded by the coding sequence ATGAATAAAACAGTCAACATAAATTTAGCAGGTCTATTTTTTCATATCGATGAAGATGCATACTTAAAATTACAGCGCTATCTTGAGGCTATAAAACGTTCATTTACAGACTCGCAAGGACGCTCTGAAATCATTTCAGATATTGAGGCACGTATCTCAGAATTGTTTACTGAACGTGTAAAAGACAACAAACAAGTAATTAGCACAAAAGAGGTTGATGAAGTGATTTCGATCATGGGACAACCAGAGGACTACATTGTGGATGATGAGATTTTTGAAGATGAGCCACAACGTCAATACACCAACAAAAGTGCTCATAGAAAATTATACAGAGATACTGACAACTCTTATGTTGGAGGGGTATCAGCAGGATTAGCACACTATTTTGGCATTGATGCCATCTGGATTAGACTCATCTGGTTAATTCTAGTTTTAGGATTTGGTACTGGTGTTTTAATTTACATCTTACTTTGGATTTTTATTCCTGAAGCTAAAACGACTTCGGAAAAAATACAAATGACAGGAGAAAGTGTAAACATTTCTAACATTGAAAAAAAAATTCGTGACGGCTTTGGAAGTGTTTCAGAAAGTATAAGACCAAACCTTCAAAAAGCGGGAGACAAACTTAAAGAGGGTTTTGAACACGCAAGTGAAAATATTTCAGACTCAGTAAAACGTATGGATACCAACCGTATTAAAAATAGTTCTCAAACCTTCTTTGATACTCTTGCAGAGCTCTTCAGCTTACTATTAAAAGTCTTTGCCAAGTTTATTGGCGTTATTTTAATGATAACTGGTGCTACAGGTGTCATTGCAATAACTGTTGCTTTTATATCGGCAAACTTTATAGATCGCGTACATTTGGGTAACACAGACTTAAGTTGGTTATCTCAGGCTTCAGAAACACCCTTATGGTTAATTTCAATGTTGTTGTATTTTATAATAGCCATACCTCTATTACTATTGTTTTACTTAGGCTTAAAAATATTAATAACCAACTTAAAATCCATAGGTAACGTTGCAAAGTTTACGCTTTTAGGGGTATGGGTTCTCTCTATTATTGGAATTTCGATTATAGGTGCAAAACAAGGCTTGTCCTACAGTGAAGAAGCTCCAATTATAATTAATGAAACATTCGAAAACATAACAGCGCAAGACACCTTAATCATTGCCATGCGTAATAACGACAACTATGCTGAAGATTTTAGGCGATTTAATTCCTTTAAAAAAGGATACAATGTAAATGGTGATAGAGTAACCTATTCGCAAGACGTCAACTTAATGATAAAATCTACACAAGACAGTATCGCAAAAATAAAGGTCATACAAAGTGCTAAAGGGAGCTCTTTTCAAAATGCGAAAGATCGCGCGGAACGCATTGAATATAAGTATGAGTTAAAAGGTAATACCTTGTATTTAGATAACCATTTTACCATACCAAATGATGAGGCTAATAGAGACCAAGAAATTAATATCACCGTGTATTTACCTGTAGGAAGTGTTTTATTTCCAGATAAAAACACGCACAAATTTCATACGAGTCGTGATTTATTAGCTGAAACAAAAGAAGGCTACTATCAAAAAGTAGAAAATGGGAAGCTACTTTGTATAGACTGTCCAGATGAAAACACGACAGATGACGATTTTGAAATCGATGTTAACATCAATAACGAAAAAGCAAAAATCAAAATTAATTCTGAAGGCTTTCAGGCTGAAACAGATGAAAACACACTTAATATTGACGAAAACGGAGTTAATGGAAGTACTAAAAATGTAAAAGTTAATATTGATGAGGATGGTGTAAAAATCACTTCTGAAAAGGAAGAGTAA
- a CDS encoding PadR family transcriptional regulator, producing the protein MKIENTKAQMRKGVLEYCILSVLKDEDAYVAEILGTLKDAKLLVVEGTIYPLLTRLKNAGLLNYRWEESTSGPPRKYYGLTETGHLFLKELTTTWDELQTAVNIVTPSKTKTK; encoded by the coding sequence ATGAAAATAGAAAACACAAAAGCACAAATGCGTAAAGGTGTGTTAGAGTATTGCATCTTATCGGTCTTAAAAGACGAAGATGCCTATGTTGCCGAAATTTTAGGCACCTTAAAAGACGCCAAATTACTTGTTGTAGAAGGTACTATTTATCCGTTATTAACACGTTTAAAAAATGCGGGACTTTTAAATTATCGTTGGGAAGAATCGACTTCTGGACCCCCAAGAAAGTATTACGGACTAACAGAAACAGGACACTTATTTTTAAAAGAACTAACAACAACGTGGGACGAATTACAAACTGCAGTTAACATTGTAACCCCCTCAAAAACTAAAACAAAATGA
- a CDS encoding TIGR00266 family protein, translated as MNAHEVDYRIYGEEMQYVEIELDPQEAVVAEAGSFMMMDDGIKMETIFGDGSKKDTGFLGKILGAGKRIITGESLFMTAFYNVGLGKRNVSFASPYPGKIIPIDLLAFGGKFICQKDAFLCAAKGVSVGIEFSKKLGRGLFGGEGFIMQKLEGDGLAFVHAGGTTAKKVLEPGETLRVDTGCIIGFTQDVNYDIEFVGGIKNTVFGGEGLFFAKLEGPGTVYIQSLPFSRLANRIIASLPKGGNSKGEGSLLGGLGDILDGDNRF; from the coding sequence ATGAATGCACACGAAGTAGATTATAGAATTTACGGTGAAGAAATGCAATATGTCGAAATAGAACTGGATCCACAAGAGGCCGTTGTGGCCGAGGCTGGAAGTTTTATGATGATGGACGACGGGATTAAAATGGAAACCATTTTTGGTGATGGATCAAAAAAAGACACGGGATTTTTAGGTAAGATTTTGGGTGCTGGTAAGCGTATTATAACAGGAGAGAGCTTATTCATGACAGCCTTTTACAATGTAGGACTAGGTAAACGAAACGTTTCTTTTGCATCACCTTATCCAGGAAAAATTATCCCTATTGATTTACTGGCATTCGGTGGAAAGTTTATTTGCCAAAAGGATGCCTTCTTATGTGCTGCAAAAGGCGTTAGCGTAGGTATTGAGTTTAGCAAAAAATTAGGGCGAGGTTTATTTGGAGGAGAAGGTTTTATTATGCAAAAATTAGAAGGTGATGGTCTTGCATTTGTGCATGCCGGAGGTACCACAGCTAAAAAAGTCTTAGAACCAGGTGAAACGCTTCGTGTTGACACCGGATGTATTATTGGTTTTACACAAGATGTAAATTATGATATAGAATTTGTAGGCGGTATAAAAAATACTGTTTTTGGAGGTGAAGGCTTGTTTTTTGCGAAATTAGAAGGGCCAGGAACTGTATATATACAATCGTTGCCATTTAGTAGGTTGGCTAATCGTATTATCGCAAGTTTACCGAAGGGCGGAAACAGTAAAGGAGAAGGTAGTCTATTAGGAGGATTAGGCGATATTTTGGACGGTGATAATAGGTTCTAA
- a CDS encoding DUF4440 domain-containing protein, with protein sequence MKSIKTILLTISLSWSVCANVLAQESTSSELFITLKQKDSLLFNVGFNTCAIKQFEILIAEDFEFYHDQSGIIPSKEIFINGTKKGLCSSMNSSKSRRELVSGSLSVYPLYNKGILYGAIQKGEHQFFETQEGQSEQKRSLAKFMHLWLKTDNNWQIKRVLSYDHRMPVD encoded by the coding sequence ATGAAATCAATCAAAACCATCTTATTAACAATTTCACTTTCATGGAGTGTATGTGCTAACGTATTAGCACAAGAATCTACTTCCTCTGAACTGTTCATCACTTTAAAACAAAAAGACAGCTTACTTTTTAATGTCGGATTTAATACTTGTGCTATCAAACAGTTTGAAATATTAATTGCTGAAGATTTTGAATTTTATCACGATCAATCTGGTATAATACCATCTAAGGAAATATTTATTAATGGCACGAAAAAAGGATTGTGTAGTTCTATGAATTCATCCAAATCAAGGCGTGAACTTGTGAGTGGCAGCCTTTCTGTCTACCCCTTATATAATAAGGGAATTCTTTATGGAGCCATTCAAAAGGGAGAACACCAGTTTTTTGAAACACAAGAAGGGCAGTCGGAACAAAAAAGAAGTCTCGCAAAGTTTATGCATCTATGGCTAAAAACAGATAATAACTGGCAGATAAAACGCGTGTTAAGTTATGACCATAGAATGCCTGTAGACTAA
- a CDS encoding DUF4870 domain-containing protein has translation MTRNNHQNIATFIHLSTFSRFLIPFGNFIAPLVLWIVNKDKSEFIDEHGKQAINFQISILLYSIMIGLITVPFFLFTVFGNIDFIDFNLFDGINLNISKPTPLFYIGGSLGFLAAIGFILEIIFVIKASLSAKEGEYYKYPLTINFLK, from the coding sequence ATGACTAGAAATAACCATCAAAATATCGCAACCTTTATTCATTTATCGACCTTTTCGAGGTTCCTTATTCCCTTTGGTAATTTTATTGCCCCATTGGTTTTATGGATTGTTAATAAAGATAAATCTGAATTTATAGATGAACACGGAAAGCAAGCCATTAATTTTCAGATTAGCATTTTACTCTATAGTATTATGATAGGTTTAATTACTGTACCGTTTTTTCTATTTACAGTTTTTGGAAACATAGATTTTATAGATTTTAATCTTTTTGATGGTATCAACCTCAATATTAGCAAACCTACCCCGCTGTTTTATATTGGAGGCTCCCTGGGATTTTTAGCTGCTATAGGCTTTATCCTGGAAATTATATTCGTCATAAAGGCTAGTTTAAGTGCAAAAGAGGGCGAATATTACAAGTATCCATTAACCATTAATTTTTTAAAATAA
- a CDS encoding MbnP family protein, whose protein sequence is MKTLKFTFALLLCAIIFSCSSNDDDSIAEDLSGQKGQLILKFDNGIGDQDFIFGTNYSKSNNESYKVDNLKYIISNIRIKDSQGNLVMNPEQDNAFIIDEAEANNAGEILLTLNNIDAADYTEITFGIGIDQERFALGANGQGDFLELAESKGMLWSWAAGYKFIRIDGTFSNDSVTDEPLNIHMGSVGSSLDNYREVTLSFTNTVRIRQHTSPEVHIKSDISKVFDGITTINFADGYDQVHVDAVETPIVANNISRMFIVHHVHND, encoded by the coding sequence ATGAAAACTTTAAAATTTACATTTGCGCTTTTACTATGCGCAATAATATTCTCATGCTCATCAAATGACGATGACAGCATTGCGGAAGACCTTTCAGGTCAAAAAGGACAATTAATTCTTAAGTTCGATAATGGTATTGGCGATCAGGATTTTATCTTTGGTACTAACTACAGTAAATCTAACAATGAATCCTATAAAGTTGATAACTTAAAGTATATCATTAGTAATATTAGAATTAAAGATAGTCAGGGAAATTTGGTTATGAATCCCGAACAAGACAATGCTTTTATTATTGATGAAGCAGAGGCCAACAATGCAGGCGAAATTTTACTAACTTTAAATAACATTGATGCAGCAGACTATACTGAAATTACTTTCGGAATTGGAATAGACCAAGAGCGTTTTGCTTTAGGGGCAAATGGTCAGGGAGATTTTTTAGAATTGGCAGAATCCAAAGGTATGCTCTGGAGCTGGGCTGCAGGTTATAAATTTATTAGAATAGACGGGACATTTTCTAACGATTCAGTGACAGATGAGCCATTAAATATACACATGGGAAGTGTTGGCTCTTCTTTGGATAATTATCGTGAAGTCACTTTAAGTTTTACCAATACGGTAAGAATAAGACAACATACTTCACCTGAAGTTCATATAAAATCTGATATCTCAAAAGTATTTGATGGTATAACGACTATCAATTTTGCGGATGGATATGATCAAGTACATGTTGATGCGGTTGAAACACCAATA